Within the Candidatus Glassbacteria bacterium genome, the region GGCCAGGATCACCTTGGTCTCGGCGATCGAGATCGTGGGGAAGAACTTGATAAACAGCAGGAACAGCGTAAAGAACAGTCCGAACGAACCTACAGTCACCGCCCAGTCCCAGAACGTGGGCACGTACATGTCCCAGCTGGCGGGCAGGAAATCACGGTGCAGCGAGGTGACAATGATATTGAACCGCTCGAACCACATCCCCACGTTGACCGCGATCGCCACAACGAACATCAACGGCAGACTGCGCCTGGCCCGTTTAGACCAGAACAGCTGCGGGATTACGATGTTGCAGATCAGCATGATCAATATCGTCGGGGCATAGGGTCCGGTCAGCCGGTTCATGAACACGAACTGTTCGTAGGTTTCCTCGCTGTACCAGGCGGTGAAAACCTCCATGGCGTAGCTGTAACCTACCATCAGCGAGGTGAGCAGAATCACCTTGTTCATCAGCTCCAGATGGTTGATGGTGATATACCGCTCAAGCCCGTAGGCCTTTCGCATGATTACCAGCAACGTCACCACCATCGCCATTCCGCTGAAAATGGCTCCGGCCACGAAATACGGTGGAAAAATTGTCGCATGCCAGCCGGGGATCAGCGAGACAGCGAAGTCGAAACTGACGATGCTGTGCACCGAAAGCACCAGCGGAGTGGCCAGCCAGGCGAACTGCCAGTAGGCTTTCTCATAATGCTCCCAGTGGCTTGCTGTCGGCCGCCAGCCGAGAGAAAGAATGCCGAAAACGAATTTCTTGATTTTGTTTTTGGCCGCATCGCGTACGGTGGCCATGTCCGGCAGCAGACCCTGGTACCAGAACAGCAGTGAAATCGTCAGGTAGGTGCTGACCGCGAACACGTCCCAGATCAGCGGGCTGCGGAAATTGACCCACAGCAGGCGAGAGTTGGGGTACGGAACCAGCCAGAACGCCAGCCACGGCCGTCCTGTGTGGATCAGCGGGAAAATCCCGGCGCAGATGACGGCGAAAATAGTCATCGCCTCGGCAGTGCGGTTGATACTGTTGCGCCAGCGCTGACGGAACAGGAGCAGCACCGCCGAAATCAGAGTGCCCGCGTGGCCGATACCGATCCAGAAGACGAAGTTGGTGATATAGACTCCCCAGCCCACCGGGTTGTTGATCCCCAGGATCCCGATACCTTCTTTGAGCTGGTAGCCGATTGCGCCGAACATCAGCGCCAGACAACCCATGGCCAGCAGAAGGCCCATGATCCAGAGCTTGCCCGGCAGCTCGCCCATCGGGCGCATCACGTCATGCGTCACATCGGCGGCGGTTACCTGCTCGTCAACCCAGGGACGTGAGGCCAGCTCCTTCGTTTCCACTACGTCATTTTCCCGGATTTCAGCCATGGTGTTCTCCGTGCCCGCCCTCGTCCTGATCCGGCTGGCGGTTCTTGACCTGGGTCAGGTAGCCTATCGACGGCACCACGTTGAGTTCCTCCAGCGCCCTGAACCCACGCTGCTTGAAATAGAGCTTGTGGACTTCGCTGTTCGGGTCGTTCAGATCGCCGAAAACCAGCGCACCGGTCGGGCAGGTCTGCACGCAGGCCGGCTGGACTTCACCGTCCCGGACCGGCACACCGCGTTCCTTGGCTTTGTAGCGCGCCTCGCGGATACGCTGGAGACAGAACGTGCACTTCTCCATCACGCCCTTCTCCCGCACCGTCACGTCCGGGTTCAGGGTCATGCGCATGCTTTCGCTCTCGTAGGCTTCCAGCGCGTACTCGTGCCAGTTGAACCGGCGCACCTTGTACGGGCAGTTGTTGGAACAATAGCGCGTGCCCACGCAGCGGTTGTAGACCTGGAGGTTAAGGCCCTCGTCGTTATGGACAGTGGCCACCACCGGGCAGACAGTCTCACAGGGTGCGTTCATGCAATGCTGGCAGAGCATCGGCTGATTGACCAGCTGCGGGTTGTCCGGATCACCGGAGTAGTAGCG harbors:
- a CDS encoding hydrogenase, translated to MAEIRENDVVETKELASRPWVDEQVTAADVTHDVMRPMGELPGKLWIMGLLLAMGCLALMFGAIGYQLKEGIGILGINNPVGWGVYITNFVFWIGIGHAGTLISAVLLLFRQRWRNSINRTAEAMTIFAVICAGIFPLIHTGRPWLAFWLVPYPNSRLLWVNFRSPLIWDVFAVSTYLTISLLFWYQGLLPDMATVRDAAKNKIKKFVFGILSLGWRPTASHWEHYEKAYWQFAWLATPLVLSVHSIVSFDFAVSLIPGWHATIFPPYFVAGAIFSGMAMVVTLLVIMRKAYGLERYITINHLELMNKVILLTSLMVGYSYAMEVFTAWYSEETYEQFVFMNRLTGPYAPTILIMLICNIVIPQLFWSKRARRSLPLMFVVAIAVNVGMWFERFNIIVTSLHRDFLPASWDMYVPTFWDWAVTVGSFGLFFTLFLLFIKFFPTISIAETKVILAKPFRRAGGEGA